A stretch of the Apteryx mantelli isolate bAptMan1 chromosome 3, bAptMan1.hap1, whole genome shotgun sequence genome encodes the following:
- the KRTCAP3 gene encoding keratinocyte-associated protein 3 isoform X2, with translation MAGGRGRRWRPSGPAAVEPRQLMRAGLALIVLGHGNLVLGAIVHGSVLRHVAGAGRAVTPEYAAANVVSVVSGLLHWTLLSVSLLNSLLSTACSVGLALAIALTIRSRGMRLVMGCNSSALPADARAAIVTNDCPFNTTRIYDTALALWFPSMVLAAAEAVLSGRCCLVALILQGIGPCTRTSIREQRPRPGTMKEGPPRETRQLLVELADSCV, from the exons atggccggcgggcgcgggcggcggtggcggccctCGGGGCCGGCGGCGGTGGAGCCGCGGCAGCTGATGCGCGCCGGGCTGGCGCTCATCGTGCTCGGCCACGGCAACCTGGTGCTGGGCGCCATCGTACACGGCTCCGTCCTGCGGCACGTGGCCGGCGCCGGCCGGGCCGTCACCCCCGAGTACGCGGCGGCCAACGTGGTGTCCGTGGTCTCCGGGCTGCTG CATTGGACCCTCCTGAGTGTGTCCCTCCTGAACAGCCTGCTGTCCACAGCATGCAGTGTGGGCTTGGCACTGGCCATTGCCCTCACCATTCGCAGCCGGGGAATGCGTCTTGTCATGGGCTGCAACAGCTCTGCACTGCCTGCTGATGCTCGTGCAGCCATAGTGACCAATGACTGCCCCTTCAACACCACGCGGATCTAT GACACGGCCCTGGCGCTCTGGTTCCCCTCCATGGTGCTGGCggctgcagaggctgtgctgtcCGGCAGGTGCTGTTTGGTGGCCTTGATCCTCCAGGGCATCGGGCCCTGTACACGCACCTCCATCAGAGAACAG cgGCCTAGGCCAGGTACAATGAAGGAGGGGCCCCCACGTGAGACACGGCAACTCCTGGTGGAGCTTGCTGATTCTTGTGTCTAG
- the KRTCAP3 gene encoding keratinocyte-associated protein 3 isoform X1, which translates to MAGGRGRRWRPSGPAAVEPRQLMRAGLALIVLGHGNLVLGAIVHGSVLRHVAGAGRAVTPEYAAANVVSVVSGLLSIAAGIVAILVSNNLSRAALHWTLLSVSLLNSLLSTACSVGLALAIALTIRSRGMRLVMGCNSSALPADARAAIVTNDCPFNTTRIYDTALALWFPSMVLAAAEAVLSGRCCLVALILQGIGPCTRTSIREQRPRPGTMKEGPPRETRQLLVELADSCV; encoded by the exons atggccggcgggcgcgggcggcggtggcggccctCGGGGCCGGCGGCGGTGGAGCCGCGGCAGCTGATGCGCGCCGGGCTGGCGCTCATCGTGCTCGGCCACGGCAACCTGGTGCTGGGCGCCATCGTACACGGCTCCGTCCTGCGGCACGTGGCCGGCGCCGGCCGGGCCGTCACCCCCGAGTACGCGGCGGCCAACGTGGTGTCCGTGGTCTCCGGGCTGCTG AGCATCGCCGCGGGCATCGTCGCCATCCTGGTGTCGAACAACTTGTCCCGGGCAGCGCTG CATTGGACCCTCCTGAGTGTGTCCCTCCTGAACAGCCTGCTGTCCACAGCATGCAGTGTGGGCTTGGCACTGGCCATTGCCCTCACCATTCGCAGCCGGGGAATGCGTCTTGTCATGGGCTGCAACAGCTCTGCACTGCCTGCTGATGCTCGTGCAGCCATAGTGACCAATGACTGCCCCTTCAACACCACGCGGATCTAT GACACGGCCCTGGCGCTCTGGTTCCCCTCCATGGTGCTGGCggctgcagaggctgtgctgtcCGGCAGGTGCTGTTTGGTGGCCTTGATCCTCCAGGGCATCGGGCCCTGTACACGCACCTCCATCAGAGAACAG cgGCCTAGGCCAGGTACAATGAAGGAGGGGCCCCCACGTGAGACACGGCAACTCCTGGTGGAGCTTGCTGATTCTTGTGTCTAG